A single region of the Bacillota bacterium genome encodes:
- a CDS encoding cyclic-di-AMP receptor, producing the protein MKLIVAVIQDKDSVRLLEALVKKGYRATKLASTGGFLREGNTTVLIGVEDGQTDEVLATIRETCRPREQLVTPLTPMSGPADSYVAYPVEVMVGGATVFVLNVERYEKI; encoded by the coding sequence GGATAAGGATTCCGTGCGGTTGCTGGAGGCCCTGGTGAAGAAGGGATACCGGGCCACCAAACTGGCCAGCACGGGGGGCTTTCTGCGCGAGGGGAACACCACGGTACTCATCGGGGTGGAGGATGGCCAGACGGACGAAGTGCTGGCCACCATCAGGGAAACCTGTCGGCCCCGTGAGCAGCTGGTAACCCCTCTTACTCCCATGAGCGGTCCCGCCGACTCGTACGTGGCTTACCCGGTGGAAGTGATGGTGGGCGGGGCCACCGTGTTCGTGCTCAACGTGGAGCGGTACGAAAAGATATGA